One Vanrija pseudolonga chromosome 5, complete sequence genomic window, CCCCCGCCCATCCGCCCCGCGTAAACAAACTTTGATCGACAAAAAGAGtcatgcggcggcgccacgccaATATGCATCAGAAAATAACACAAACACAAACATTGAGGCGCGTCCTCCACGCCTCCACCCAACCCATGCACCACACCCACTCCTCACCAACCAGCTCCCAGGCACCTCCTACAATCACGCCTGGCGCTGGCCCTTCATCTTGGACAACGCATGCGAGCTACGCACACGgcccttcttggccttgaccttcttgTCCCGGCTCTTGCGCTCAGCCTTGGTGGCAGTGAGGTCCACTCGGCCCTTGTCAGTGTGCGCGGCAGCcaccttggccttcttcttggccagACGACGCAGCTGGCGCTCCTGGTCGGCgttcttggccgccttgcgctcgtcCTTGGAcaggtccttgagcttgtcgccgagcgctGGGTTGCCGCGGGGGATCGGGCCAGAGGGCACATTGCGCTCCTTGCCAGCGTACTTGGGCTtggcaggagcagcagtagcaccaggagcaggagcggcCGGTGCGGGGCGCGTCTTTGATGTAGGAGGGAGCGTCTTGCACGACTGCACACGCAGAGGCTTCTTGGCAAACTTGAGCTTGGCCGAAGGCAtggcgatgagctcgtcgacgctctCGCGGTCGACAAAGTGCACGTAGCCGAAACCCTTGCCCAGCTGCGTTTCCTTGTCGCGCACAATACGGACACCAGTGACCCAGctgcccgagggcgaggcacCACGCTCCGCCTTGACCAGTCCCTCGAAGAACGCGCGCacatcctcgtccttggccgcgtagtcgaggccgccgacgaacAGACTCTGCTTGGGGTCCGTTCCGCTCGGGAGCCAggcgtcgcgcttgcccAGCGCGTTGGTAGCTGTTGACAGGCCGATCGCCGACGGCAGCCTCAAGATGTCGACGCGGATCGTGCGCTCCTGGAACGTGCTGCCGTTGGCGGCCAGCACCttctcggcagcctcgaATGGGTCAAGGATGGGCGCGACATTCTTTGGCCTGtcggggtgggcgtgggcgaaCACGACGTAGGCGTTGCACGAGTCCTGCTCAGAGTGGAACTGTGCGTGTCAGAGTAATCAAGGAGTCCTCACTCACGTCCTTCTTGATGAAGGCAaccttgcgcttgcccttGGAGTCGAGGAACGACTTGGACTTgtcgacaacctcgtcgtcaccacgGCGGTTTCCGGGCTTGCCAGTCGAGCTGCCCTCCTGTGCCTCGCGCCACGCGGCCGCACGCTCCTGCTCACGCTGCACGCGCTTcgtcttctccttctcgtcgtcctctccGGGCAGCGCAGCTGTGGGAGCGGCGAACGCGACCGAGCGGAAGCGCACCGACTCGATCTTGGCCGCAGGGGCAAAGGTGAGGAGGTGGGCCTTGAGCTGGCTGAGGATGGACTGGTGGGTTAGCAACGCCCCAGGTGAAATTACCCACCTTGGACTTGGCCGCCTCAACGTCGAGGTTACCAACGAACACGGTACGCCTGTCGCGGTCCGCCTGCGTCTCGCCAGGCGGCGTGTACTTTGTGttggcggccttctcgcgTTTCCGCTTGGGCGCCTTGAGGCTCTCGTGGGTGAGGTCGACCGagccgtccgactcggcgccgtcctcgccctccacgacctcctcgtcgacctcaatcgcctcgggctcggcctccttggcctccttcttcGGCGTGGCCTTGGGGgtgtcgaccttggccttcttggccttcttcggtgtcacctcctcggcgatctTGGAAGAGCTGGCAACCGGAAGCGCTGCGGGGCGTGCAGGCGTAGGGAGGGAGAATGCGGCCTGTAACCCGTCAGCACAGCACTACACCTCGCACCTAGACACGCACACTCTTGCCAAAGATGCTGCCGAGCTCAGAGTCCTTCGGCGCGCTGAAGAGGGCGGCGGgagcctcctcgaccttgtcgtgcttgcgcttcttctgcgcgtcgccgccagctgGCTGTTTTCCCTTGCTCTTGCCCATTGTCGTCAGTGGTTGGGTGTCTGTCGAGAGCGTCGAGCCTGATCATGCACCATCCATCTCGGTGGTCATCTCACCAGATCAGAACTTCACGAGCAGAGCAACATTTTGATTCCGTCACTCAACCTCCACTCCCACGCTACACTCACGTGGGGTCACGTGCCACCTCCGACCTCCGGCCTCCCACGGTCCACGGCATAAAGCGGCCCCCCCACTTGTCTCGGCTGGATCGGCCTGGTTGTGGCGGGGATTGAGGGGGGAGGCACCTCTGAGCCGATGCACTTATCGCGCCGGCATCTTCTCCTCGAACGATTGGCGCAGATCGCTGGCCACGATAAAGTCGTCCACTCGGGATAGCCCACGATGCTGCATTCGGCGTACTCCCTCCGAGGCTCATTGGAGGGAGGTAGAACAACCTCGGTAACTAGCTCAGATCACTCACTGCGATCTGCCCGTGGTGTCTCAATTCGGTCTTGGACTGCGACCTCGACTTTGGGGCGATAAGGCCTGGGTTTTACTCCCCTCGGCGCTGTTCAACTTATATATCTGAGCCTTTGCATCGATGCCCCGCTCAAACcaaccccactcacccactgACAATGAGCTACGAACCCGACAAGAAGGATAACACCAGCATCGCAGTGAGCGAGGCCGGCGATGACCACCTGGCCGTGCACCTCCCTGCGTCTCTGCAGAACCTGAGCGAAGAGGaacgcgcggcgctggccaaGAGCGGCACGCGCAAGGTCGACCTGATGCTCCTCCCCTGCTTGACACTACTCTACCTCCTCAACTTCCTCGACCGTCAGAGTAAGTACATCGTCCAGCACCGCTCACACGACAGACCTCTCGTCTGCCAAAATCGCAGGCATTTCAAAGAGTCTACACCTCACGACCCAGCAGTAcgcgaccgccgtcgccgtactCTTCGCGGGCTACGTCGCGCTCCAGATCCCGTCCAACATGATTGCGAGTAAAGTCCGCCTGCCAGGACTGTACATCTGTGTCAACGCAGGCTTGTGGGGCATTGTGTCGGCGTGCACGGCCGCAGTACACGACCACGTCGGACTGTCGGTATGCCGCGCGATGCTCGGAGCCGTTGAGGCGGCGTTCTTCCCCGGcgccatcttcctcgtctccCTCTTCTACACCCGCAGGGAAATGGCCTTCCGCGCCGCTGCGTTCTACACGGGCTCGCAGATCGGTAACGCGTTCGGCGGTCTCTTCGCCATCGGCatcctcaagctcgacgggAAGCACGGACTCGAAGGCTGGCGGTGGCTGTTCATCGTCGAGGGCGCGATGACCcttgggggtgggtgtgtgcgAGTTTCCTCGCTGACGACAGTGGCCGTTCTGTGCGGGTTTATCATTCCTAACCGCCCCGAAAGTGTCCGCTGGCTCACGCCTGTGGAGCGCGACATGCTACTCTGGCGCCTCGAGTCTGACCACGGAACCAAGGACGAGAATGACGAGGTGTCGATTGGACGGGCGCTCAAGatggccgtgctcgacgtgggTTATCGTACGAGGCTCTTCTAACCCCACAGCCCAAGACCTGGCTCATGGCCCTCACGCTCCAGTTCGCCTTCATCGCCGCGACCGTCACCAACTTCTTCCCGATCGTGGTCGCCGGGCTGGGCTTTGACCGCACCACGACCCTGGCCATCACCGCCCCGCCGTACATCCTCTGCGCTATTGGTCTGCTCGTGAACGGATGGAGCAGTGACAGGCTGCACAACCGGTCGTACCACATCGCCGTCCCGATGTGCTTCACGCTCGTGGGCAACATCATCGCCGTGTCAACGACCAAGATCGCGCCGCGGTACTTTGCCATGTGTCTCCTCCCAGTCGGCTTCTACTGCGCGTCGACCATCATCCTCAGCTGGATCGGCGCCAACATCACCGGCCCGAGCTCGAAGCGGGCaatcacgctcgcgctcgtcaacgcgctcgcgcagatcCCGAATATCTGGAGCTCATACCTGTACTACTCGCCCCCGCGTTTCATCCCCGCGTTCatggtcgacctcgtcgcgtgcgccctcgccatcgccatggcTCTACTGACCCGGTGGTACTTTGTGCGCGAGAATAAGAAGATGGACGAGGGGAAGGACTTGGGCAAGTACGGCCCGAGCGAGGTGCAGCTGGCCGCCGGGTACAGGTATCAGTTGTAGGAGTGTGCGTCGTTATTTAGTTATGCTACGTTGTGTTGCTCTGAGGAAGCCGGATAGGGGCGAGTTGTCGCCCAAACACGGCCTGTTCAACTGCCACCTGCGCGCCACACcaccaagaaggccgccctGTGACCACCAACAGTGGTGGGTATGCATCCCCTCACCCACAAAACCCCTCCGCGGATCTGCACCCCCACCCCTACaccatgcatgcatgcatagCCCCAATCACCAAACACACccaaccacacccacgcccagccaAATGCAGCGCACCTAACTGGTCCGCCACAATCCGGTATCCCCGAAAAATGCTCCCGTCAGTGTTCCGGCCCTCACCGCTGCGTGCACTCAACGACAACGATAGCGACAACGACTtcgacatcgtcgtcgaccagcacaacaacaacaccagACACCATGTCGGGCCTCCAGCGGACAATCAACCACGCGCGCAAGGTCGGCTTCAAGGAGTGGTTCCGCATGATGACGTGGGTTTGGTTTGCTGGCGAGCGGACGGGACGGACAGCAACTGACCACTCGGCGCAGGTACATCGGCGACGCCAAGTACGGTACCCACGGTGCGTATGCTCGGGCATATCGAGGGCAGGgatgggagggggaggaggtgtCGCGGGTGCGATCTGCGAGGCGACGGTGGTAGGCGGGGACGGAGTGGACGGACGACTGGCGATGGACATCGGGACGGACACTACGGCACGGATTCAAgcgacgacgttggcgcgacgacgacgagggctggGTGTCGGCGACGGACGGTCGCCTACACGGAGCACGAGTCGGCGCAGAAgcggtgcgcgcgtgcaGAG contains:
- the NOP12 gene encoding Nucleolar protein 12, whose product is MGKSKGKQPAGGDAQKKRKHDKVEEAPAALFSAPKDSELGSIFGKSAAFSLPTPARPAALPVASSSKIAEEVTPKKAKKAKVDTPKATPKKEAKEAEPEAIEVDEEVVEGEDGAESDGSVDLTHESLKAPKRKREKAANTKYTPPGETQADRDRRTVFVGNLDVEAAKSKSILSQLKAHLLTFAPAAKIESVRFRSVAFAAPTAALPGEDDEKEKTKRVQREQERAAAWREAQEGSSTGKPGNRRGDDEVVDKSKSFLDSKGKRKVAFIKKDFHSEQDSCNAYVVFAHAHPDRPKNVAPILDPFEAAEKVLAANGSTFQERTIRVDILRLPSAIGLSTATNALGKRDAWLPSGTDPKQSLFVGGLDYAAKDEDVRAFFEGLVKAERGASPSGSWVTGVRIVRDKETQLGKGFGYVHFVDRESVDELIAMPSAKLKFAKKPLRVQSCKTLPPTSKTRPAPAAPAPGATAAPAKPKYAGKERNVPSGPIPRGNPALGDKLKDLSKDERKAAKNADQERQLRRLAKKKAKVAAAHTDKGRVDLTATKAERKSRDKKVKAKKGRVRSSHALSKMKGQRQA
- the SPAC1002.16c_3 gene encoding putative transporterc, yielding MSYEPDKKDNTSIAVSEAGDDHLAVHLPASLQNLSEEERAALAKSGTRKVDLMLLPCLTLLYLLNFLDRQNLSSAKIAGISKSLHLTTQQYATAVAVLFAGYVALQIPSNMIASKVRLPGLYICVNAGLWGIVSACTAAVHDHVGLSVCRAMLGAVEAAFFPGAIFLVSLFYTRREMAFRAAAFYTGSQIGNAFGGLFAIGILKLDGKHGLEGWRWLFIVEGAMTLGVAVLCGFIIPNRPESVRWLTPVERDMLLWRLESDHGTKDENDEVSIGRALKMAVLDPKTWLMALTLQFAFIAATVTNFFPIVVAGLGFDRTTTLAITAPPYILCAIGLLVNGWSSDRLHNRSYHIAVPMCFTLVGNIIAVSTTKIAPRYFAMCLLPVGFYCASTIILSWIGANITGPSSKRAITLALVNALAQIPNIWSSYLYYSPPRFIPAFMVDLVACALAIAMALLTRWYFVRENKKMDEGKDLGKYGPSEVQLAAGYRYQL